One genomic window of Alphaproteobacteria bacterium includes the following:
- a CDS encoding arylesterase, producing the protein MTSPRCPKAVLAPLAGCVFVIWVTLAGIASAETLVLALGDSLTAGYGLAADQAFPAKLQAALRNRGLAVRVINAGVSGDTSAGGRARLNWSLADKPAAAIIELGANDAMRGLDPDATRGNLDAIIAELKKRGIAVLLAGMLAPPNLGPEYEARFNAIYPDLEAKHGVLFYPFFLDGVAAVPELNQTDGIHPTAAGVDIIVEGLLPLARELLEAAR; encoded by the coding sequence ATGACCTCTCCCCGATGCCCCAAAGCTGTGCTGGCGCCCCTGGCCGGCTGCGTTTTCGTTATCTGGGTGACTTTGGCAGGAATTGCAAGCGCCGAAACTCTGGTGCTGGCCTTGGGCGACAGCCTGACGGCAGGCTACGGTCTTGCCGCCGACCAGGCCTTTCCGGCCAAGCTGCAGGCGGCACTGAGGAATCGCGGCCTCGCCGTGCGAGTAATCAACGCCGGCGTCTCGGGCGACACCTCGGCCGGCGGCCGGGCGCGGCTCAATTGGTCGCTGGCCGACAAGCCGGCCGCCGCCATCATCGAGCTCGGCGCCAACGATGCCATGCGGGGGCTCGATCCGGACGCCACTCGCGGCAATCTCGACGCCATCATCGCTGAGCTCAAGAAACGCGGCATCGCCGTCTTGCTGGCCGGCATGCTGGCACCGCCCAACCTGGGCCCGGAATACGAGGCCCGCTTCAACGCCATCTATCCCGACCTGGAGGCCAAGCACGGGGTCCTGTTCTATCCCTTCTTTCTCGACGGCGTGGCGGCGGTCCCGGAGCTCAACCAGACCGACGGCATCCACCCCACGGCGGCCGGCGTCGACATCATCGTCGAAGGCCTGCTGCCGCTGGCCCGCGAATTGCTCGAGGCGGCCCGGTGA